CGTTCCGCTTCGGCGAGCAGTGAGTGGCTTATTGTTCCTGACGAAGACATAGCCATGCAACAGATTCCACACCATCCCTACAGAGATGATATCTATGTAAGGGAAAGATCACGCATCGACTACGGCATCACACATATCGTCCCTGCTACACGAATTAAACGATTCCTGCTTGAATATGAAGAGCTGTTGGCAGGAAAGCGGTATCGAATCCGTTTATAAGCATATATCGACTGAACAGTTTGGAAGCAGATAAACCGAACTGGTATCCTTATCTGCTCTCCGGGGTGACAGCCTCGTTGAATTTTTTCAAATCGAAGGGTTTGCTCAGGATCGCCAGCGGCCGTAACGGCTCTGTCCTTTCCCGGACATGTTCAAGAGCACTCCCCGTGACGAAAACCAGTTCCGGTCTGTGCTCAATGTCGATGCCGCTCACTGCATCAATGCCATCCAGATCGCCGTTCAGTTCCACATCAACAAGAATCAGATCGGGGCGATACTTTTCGACGTTTTTTGCCAGGTCCTCTCCCCTGTCAAGACTGGCGACAACCTCGTATCCCGATTTTTGGAGCTCCTTACCCATGAACAATCTGATAATGAAATCATCTTCAATGATAATTGCAGATTTCATAATGCTGGAGCAAATTGGAAATAATTGAAGGAATGGATTTTGTGATCTAAACAGCTAATATGATTTATTTTTCGCAGGGAGTCAAGCCGCTGAAACAGCGAAACCGCCATCAACGGAACATGGCCCTGATTTCATGTATCGAAAGCGATTTAATGGTGGGCCTGCCAAGTGGGTCCTGAAACGGATCATCACACGCAAACAATTGATCCACTAGAGATTCCATTTCTTCAGCGGATAGTCTTTTTACTCTTGGAATA
The Balneolales bacterium ANBcel1 DNA segment above includes these coding regions:
- a CDS encoding response regulator; protein product: MKSAIIIEDDFIIRLFMGKELQKSGYEVVASLDRGEDLAKNVEKYRPDLILVDVELNGDLDGIDAVSGIDIEHRPELVFVTGSALEHVRERTEPLRPLAILSKPFDLKKFNEAVTPESR